TTCGAAATCGAAGTTCTATTGGTATAGGCGACGTTGCGCAGTGCAGCAAGCGCTTTTTTATGAAGATTGCGCGACGAGATCCGGCTTAGCCTGGCGGCATAAAAACCCATGCTGCGTGCATTCGATCGACGCGTTGCGCATCATGCTTTCCGCGCTCACTACTGGGCAGCGACAGGCTTGCCCAACGCATCCTTCACGCGCGTATGCAACTGCGTGCGGATTTCCTCGATGACGGGCGCGGGTAACGGAATGTAGTCGAGTTCCTGTGCCGTTTGATGTCCATTCGTAAACGCCCATTCGAAAAAGCTGAGTGCTTCCTTCGTGTGATCGGGCTTGTCCTGCGTCACGGGTATCAGCACGAAGGTCGCGCCCATCACGGGCCATGCGTCTTTGCCCGGCTCGTTCGTGAGAATGCTGACCAGCGACGTCGACCAGTCGGCGCCGAGCGCAGCCGCGTTGAATGCCTCGGGTCCTGGCTGAACCGACGCGCCCGACGCGTTTTTCATCGCCGTGTACGCAATATGGTTCTGCTTCGTGAAGTCCCACGCGACATAGCCGATCGAGCCGGGCAGATAGCGCACGTAAGTGGCGACGCCTTCGTTGCCCTTGCCGCCAATGCCGCGCGGCCAGCGAACGGACGTGCCTTCGCCGACCTTGGTTTTCCATTCGGGGCTGACCTGCGACAGATAGTGCGTCCAGATGAGCGTCGTGCCCGAGCCGTCGGCGCGACGGATCACGGCGATGGCGAGATCGGGCAGCGTCGCTTTCGGATTCAGCGCGACGATGGCCGGGTCTTTCCAGTTCGTGATCTTGCCGAGGTAGATGTCGCCGAGCACCTGGCCCGACAGCGTCAACTCGCCAGGCTTGATGCCCGGAATGTTGACGACGGGCACCACGCCGCCTATCACGGTCGGAAACTGGACGAGACCGCTCCTGCTCAGTTCACTCTCGGTCAGCGGCGCATCGGAACCGGCGAAGTCCACCTGCTTCGCGAGTATCTGCTTGACGCCTTCCGTCGATCCGACGCCTCGATAATGAACGCTGCCGCCGCCGGATTTCTTGTAGCCGTCCGCCCATGCGGTGTAGATCGGCGCGGCGAAGGTGCTGCCTGCGCCCGTGATATCGGCGGCGTGAGCGTTGATCGTCACGAAGGTGGCAAGCAGGGCAATCCACGTTGGGATGGTTCTCACGATAGCCTCACGGTCGTTGGTGTTCGGATCGTCGGGTGATGGCCGGTCCAGCCGCGCGTTGTCGAATGTGAAAGATTGATGTCGACGAGTGGCATTGCCGTGCATCTGATTACAGGTCGGCGGTGTGCGTGATGCAAATTGAATCCGCCTATCGCAAACCCGTATGCAGGCTCGATCTGCGGCAGTTGGCAATGGTCAGAGGAGAGCAGCGTCGAGAAGGACGAACGGGTGCCGCGCGTTGATGTTTTCAGGCGGATTGCGCACGGCTAGCGGTCGCATTACGGCGCTGCTCCCGCGTCCGTTCGCCGCGTCAGGCTAGACGCGCTCACGCAGCGGATTTTTCATGCGGTATGCTGATTCGCGATCAACAATGCGTTGACCTGTGCCTCATTTCCCGGAGATTGCGGCTATGGGCTTGCTGAGCCGGCTGTTTCATCGCGATTGCTCATCCGTGCCGCCGATGGCAGCCGCGCGCATCGACGAGGCGATCGCGCGCATTCTCACGATTCATCCGCGCATCGCCGTCGCGAGCCGCTATCGGCATCGGCTAAACGAACCGATTGCGGTCACGCTCGACTATGCGGACGAACTGATGGCGTCGCTGCCCGCCACGCTCGATGCGAGCGCCGACGCGTGGGCGGGCAATCCGAGCCTGCGCGCATTCTTCGCGACCCCCGACGATATCGCCGATACCTTCGGCCGCTCGCAGGAAGTACGCGCTTTCTTCGAATCGAATCCCGATG
The Paraburkholderia terrae genome window above contains:
- the pstS gene encoding phosphate ABC transporter substrate-binding protein PstS, with the protein product MRTIPTWIALLATFVTINAHAADITGAGSTFAAPIYTAWADGYKKSGGGSVHYRGVGSTEGVKQILAKQVDFAGSDAPLTESELSRSGLVQFPTVIGGVVPVVNIPGIKPGELTLSGQVLGDIYLGKITNWKDPAIVALNPKATLPDLAIAVIRRADGSGTTLIWTHYLSQVSPEWKTKVGEGTSVRWPRGIGGKGNEGVATYVRYLPGSIGYVAWDFTKQNHIAYTAMKNASGASVQPGPEAFNAAALGADWSTSLVSILTNEPGKDAWPVMGATFVLIPVTQDKPDHTKEALSFFEWAFTNGHQTAQELDYIPLPAPVIEEIRTQLHTRVKDALGKPVAAQ